In the Mauremys mutica isolate MM-2020 ecotype Southern chromosome 13, ASM2049712v1, whole genome shotgun sequence genome, one interval contains:
- the LOC123348621 gene encoding olfactory receptor 4N2-like encodes MGQENWTVVTTFVLLGLSPAHEVQLILFFLFLLFYIIVLPGNILIILTVWGDPRLDSPMYFLLANLAFLDICYCSVTPPKMLADFFSRHKTISYRGCMAQIFFLHLLGAAEAFLLLTMAYDRYVAICQPLRYTSMVSRGVCWALVGASWAGGFIHAIILVGLISQLPFCGPNVLDNFFCDVPQVIKLACTDAVLVEILTFSNNGLVILLCFLLLLVSYSLLLLKLRACSPRSQSKVASTCITHMIIVFVMFVPAIYIYCRPFHTVPLEKVVAVLHTVVFPLTNPMIYTLRNKEVKSAIRRMVGRYGS; translated from the coding sequence ATGGGACAAGAGAACTGGACAGTGGTGACCACATTCGTCCTCCTGGGCTTGTCCCCTGCCCACGAAGTCCAGctcatcctcttcttcctcttcctgctcTTCTACATCATCGTCCTCCCGGGCAACATCCTCATCATCCTCACTGTCTGGGGTGACCCCCGCCTAGACTCCCCCATGTACTTCCTGCTGGCCAACCTGGCCTTCCTGGACATCTGCTACTGCTCTGTCACCCCCCCAAAGATGCTGGCTGACTTCTTCTCTCGCCACAAGACCATCTCCTACAGGGGCTGCATGGCCCAGATCTTCTTCCTCCACCTCCTGGGGGCGGCTGAAGCCTTCCTCCTTCTCACCATGGCTTATGACCGCTATGTAGCTATCTGCCAGCCCCTGCGCTACACCAGTATGGTGAGCAGGGGGGTCTGCTGGGCCCTGGTGGGGGCATCTTGGGCAGGGGGCTTTATTCACGCCATTATCCTGGTAGGGTTGATCTCCCAGCTCCCGTTCTGTGGCCCCAACGTCCTGGACAACTTCTTCTGCGACGTGCCCCAGGTGATCAAGCTGGCCTGCACCGACGCTGTCCTGGTGGAGATCCTGACCTTCTCCAACAATGGGCTGGTCATACTGCtgtgcttccttctcctcctagTCTCCTATTCCCTCCTCCTGCTCAAGCTCCGGGCATGCTCTCCCCGGAGCCAGAGCAAAGTGGCCTCCACCTGCATCACCCACATGATCATCGTCTTTGTCATGTTCGTGCCGGCCATCTACATCTACTGCCGTCCCTTCCACACTGTCCCCCTGGAGAAGGTGGTAGCTGTGCTGCACACTGTGGTCTTCCCCCTCACCAATCCCATGATCTACACCCTCaggaacaaggaggtgaagtCAGCCATAAGGAGGATGGTTGGCAGATATGGGTCTTAG